The following proteins are co-located in the Gossypium hirsutum isolate 1008001.06 chromosome A02, Gossypium_hirsutum_v2.1, whole genome shotgun sequence genome:
- the LOC107942830 gene encoding polyadenylate-binding protein 4 isoform X2 produces MNPSNFRAKRKKMFQFGRKKFSKQKPIKALGICNFLFSPMAVLWSSSSISLPLPSLQPPIPSTITSKCSISNPHIPKTFRIGFPYLTHQPLCCSYSTSQSEPPTSPSTGVFIKGLPQSTAEGRLKKVFSQFGEVKEVHVVRERVSKQSLGSAFVWFDNEESVRLAVNELNGKVRFG; encoded by the exons ATGAACCCATCAAATTTTAgggccaaaagaaaaaaaatgtttcaatttggtcgtaaaaaattctcaaaacaaAAACCCATCAAGGCTTTGGGCatttgtaattttcttttttctccaaTGGCAGTACTTtggtcatcttcttcaatttcacTACCGCTTCCCTCCCTTCAGCCTCCAATACCCTCCACAATCACCTCAAAATGCTCCATCTCCAATCCCCATATCCCCAAAACCTTTAGAATAGGCTTCCCATATTTGACCCATCAACCCCTTTGCTGTTCTTACTCCACTTCTCAATCAGAACCTCCTACTTCTCCTTCCACTGGGGTTTTCATCAAAG GATTGCCTCAGTCAACAGCTGAAGGACGTCTCAAGAAAGTGTTTTCACAGTTTGGGGAGGTTAAAGAAG TCCATGTTGTGAGGGAAAGAGTATCCAAGCAGTCTCTAGGATCCGCTTTCGTTTGGTTCGATAACGAGGAGTCTGTGCGACTAGCTGTTAACGAGTTGAATGGGAAG GTTCGTTTCGGTTAA
- the LOC107942834 gene encoding nuclear transcription factor Y subunit C-3: MDQQGHGQTSAMGIVGSAAAVPYGITGYQPNQMMGTSTPGSVCSVRPPTQPAGPSASSAQLAQQQLAYQHIHQQQQQQLQQQLQRFWANQYQEIEQATDFKNHSLPLARIKKIMKADEDVRMISAEAPVVFARACEMFILELTLRSWNHTEENKRRTLQKNDIGAAITRTDIFDFLVDIVPREDIKDEVLASVPRVEGLADGLPYYYMPPQLAPQAGAPGMTVGKPVMDPNFYGQKSGPYAGQPVWPPQQQQQPPPDS, from the coding sequence ATGGATCAGCAAGGCCATGGGCAGACTTCTGCAATGGGCATAGTTGGTAGTGCAGCGGCAGTTCCTTATGGAATAACCGGTTATCAACCGAATCAAATGATGGGAACCTCGACTCCTGGATCAGTCTGTTCAGTCCGTCCTCCTACTCAGCCTGCTGGCCCCTCTGCTTCATCGGCCCAGCTGGCACAACAGCAACTTGCTTATCAGCATATCCACCAACAACAACAGCAGCAATTGCAACAACAACTCCAGCGCTTTTGGGCGAATCAGTATCAAGAAATTGAGCAGGCTACGGATTTTAAAAACCATAGCTTACCGTTGGCCAGGATTAAGAAGATCATGAAGGCAGATGAGGATGTTAGGATGATATCAGCCGAAGCTCCGGTCGTGTTTGCCAGGGCATGTGAAATGTTCATTCTCGAGTTGACACTGAGGTCATGGAATCACACCGAGGAAAACAAGAGGAGGACCCTTCAGAAGAATGACATCGGAGCAGCAATTACGAGGACCGATATATTCGATTTTCTGGTTGATATCGTCCCGAGAGAGGATATAAAAGATGAGGTTCTCGCATCTGTTCCGAGAGTTGAAGGACTGGCTGATGGTCTTCCTTACTACTACATGCCGCCTCAGCTTGCTCCCCAGGCTGGTGCTCCGGGTATGACTGTAGGTAAGCCGGTGATGGATCCCAACTTTTATGGCCAAAAGTCTGGCCCTTATGCCGGTCAGCCAGTATGGCCGccacagcagcagcagcaaccGCCTCCGGATT
- the LOC107942830 gene encoding transformer-2 protein homolog alpha isoform X1, whose translation MNPSNFRAKRKKMFQFGRKKFSKQKPIKALGICNFLFSPMAVLWSSSSISLPLPSLQPPIPSTITSKCSISNPHIPKTFRIGFPYLTHQPLCCSYSTSQSEPPTSPSTGVFIKGLPQSTAEGRLKKVFSQFGEVKEVHVVRERVSKQSLGSAFVWFDNEESVRLAVNELNGKFFDGRFVSVKIAVPGLSKKRGRTTPYKF comes from the exons ATGAACCCATCAAATTTTAgggccaaaagaaaaaaaatgtttcaatttggtcgtaaaaaattctcaaaacaaAAACCCATCAAGGCTTTGGGCatttgtaattttcttttttctccaaTGGCAGTACTTtggtcatcttcttcaatttcacTACCGCTTCCCTCCCTTCAGCCTCCAATACCCTCCACAATCACCTCAAAATGCTCCATCTCCAATCCCCATATCCCCAAAACCTTTAGAATAGGCTTCCCATATTTGACCCATCAACCCCTTTGCTGTTCTTACTCCACTTCTCAATCAGAACCTCCTACTTCTCCTTCCACTGGGGTTTTCATCAAAG GATTGCCTCAGTCAACAGCTGAAGGACGTCTCAAGAAAGTGTTTTCACAGTTTGGGGAGGTTAAAGAAG TCCATGTTGTGAGGGAAAGAGTATCCAAGCAGTCTCTAGGATCCGCTTTCGTTTGGTTCGATAACGAGGAGTCTGTGCGACTAGCTGTTAACGAGTTGAATGGGAAG TTTTTCGATGGCAGGTTCGTTTCGGTTAAAATTGCTGTACCTGGATTGTCGAAGAAACGGGGAAGGACAACACCGTACAAGTTCTAA
- the LOC107942826 gene encoding stem-specific protein TSJT1, which produces MLGVFSGAIVSPPDELVAAGCRTPSPKITADALVKRFIEANPSTVSMQIGDHVQFAYSHRNESALLPRSFAVKDEIFCMFEGALDNLGSLKQQYGLGKSATEVVLVIEAYKALRDRAPYPPSHMVAHLNGSFSFIVFDNSTSTLFVASDQFGKVPLCWGITADGHVAFADNVDLLKGACGKSLASFPQACFFSTAVGELMSYENPKNKITAVPAKDEEMWGATYKVEGPTVVAGTESPMLSF; this is translated from the exons atgttgggAGTATTCAGCGGAGCGATAGTGTCCCCGCCGGACGAGCTGGTGGCTGCCGGTTGCAGGACGCCGTCGCCTAAGATAACGGCGGACGCTCTTGTGAAACGGTTCATCGAGGCAAACCCCTCCACCGTGTCTATGCAGATCGGAGATCATGTCCAATTCGCTTATTCTCACCGTAACGAGTCTGCTTTACTTCCCAG GTCATTCGCGGTGAAAGATGAAATATTCTGCATGTTTGAGGGGGCACTTGATAACTTAGGGAGTTTAAAGCAGCAATATGGACTTGGTAAGTCAGCAACAGAGGTGGTATTGGTGATAGAAGCTTACAAGGCTCTTCGTGACAGAGCACCTTACCCTCCTAGCCATATGGTTGCCCATCTTAATGgatccttttctttcattgtctTTGACAACTCCACCTCCACCTTGTTTGTGGCTTCT GATCAATTTGGTAAGGTTCCTCTTTGCTGGGGAATCACGGCTGACGGACATGTGGCCTTTGCTGATAATGTTGATTTGCTGAAAGGTGCCTGTGGCAAATCTCTTGCTTCTTTCCCTCAAG CCTGTTTCTTCTCCACAGCAGTTGGAGAACTAATGAGCTATGAAAACCCTAAGAACAAAATCACTGCTGTTCCTGCTAAAGACGAGGAGATGTGGGGTGCTACATATAAG GTGGAAGGGCCAACAGTTGTTGCAGGCACCGAGTCTCCTATGCTCAGTTTCTAA